In one Andrena cerasifolii isolate SP2316 chromosome 2, iyAndCera1_principal, whole genome shotgun sequence genomic region, the following are encoded:
- the Glg1 gene encoding Golgi apparatus protein 1: MDYMTSLKSILFVIFLHLSVLNCAQLSRTYFNDVSNSGGEVIPRINWLFSNSADSTVRVKRANVVNSYLPVKCRQTLSRLCDEINRNNDELILLECIQRLKPMQVSDIDDECRQAIWEYILNITNNYNIERLAKKTCGKELDSFDCSSSGDKHGAYLSCLIDKRETVKDPDCNAYIRRLEWIAVSDFRIITPFSSDCESDIRTFKCDKIQPYRDISQGQILACLQEHVNELQLLCKRHIFHVSEMQAEDVKLDRQLYIACSQDRLRFCSDITPGSGLVYKCLMQHKTDRSMTPVCQEQLTRRGKLIASDYRVSKGLVKACKDDIKNNHCRRPIFEDKNIRLAQILLCLESAVKNGSKIDGNCQAEMFDHRKLLMEDYRLSPEIVDGCANDITTFCNGLEVGGATIHCLMEHTRTRKRKSRVSTKCQKALKELIMEADAGEDWRIDPVLREQCQPVVNLACRDVHGGDARVISCLMEQLGTDRMTVACETALVQIQYFVARDFKLDPQLYRACRFDATRLCHARNAWATDGKQMDPERGPLVLPCLYRHVYHPQKNMTLRTECLEEIRRVMRQRAINVDLQPEIEEVCLTELASYCYDKTAKGEEILCLQDKLDSLNKNCKLAVGNFTEEQAERVELNPVISAACQHIMERHCEEVLKYGKDEGDMMECLIEHKNDLDVRSDYKCKAAVEHFQLISLKNYHFTYKFKEACRPSVKRWCPKSKTKAEVIECLSTIVQENIIKDTQHHIPKECRQQLRAQLYQQRENIQFDPILQAQCTTDIKQYCFNVEPGNSQILECLAAHKSKLSDACHKQLFKVRKQEFQDSSSDFALLNTCRVMVRQFCHDVSRSQALDCLKRYKDEPTFDEKCKNIVVRRMIEQNTDYRFNTALQTACSSDINKHCKEVLMHEPTDKELEGKVIRCLKIKFRESRLAVKCEHQMANILREAALNYHLNPLLATMCAHEIETICRADENDPGAVEECLKMVFNAGNRDMKEECRLEIADLIEQTRADINVDPLLQKACAVDVSKYCSDVSQGAGRHIMCLQNVLDDTNKSLQPDCYKMLTTRIEMFRNAAKLIPPNSIQELYSTVNRSPARRYFMIVALTMIGLIFITGLFCGRVTRRTMLLKNK; the protein is encoded by the exons ATGGATTATATGACTAGTTTGAAAAGCATTTTGTTTGTGATCTTTCTACACTTGTCGGTGCTGAATTGTGCTCAGTTATCGAGAACTTACTTTAACGATGTATCCAACAGCGGCGGCGAAGTTATACCGAGAATCAACTGGCTATTCAGCAACTCCGCGGACAGTACCGTTAGGGTTAAGAGAGCGAACGTGGTGAATTCTTATTTACCTGTTAAGTGCCGACAGACTTTAAGTCGTCTGTGCGACGAAATAAACAGAAACAATGACGAGCTGATATTACTAGAGTGCATTCAACGTCTCAAG CCAATGCAAGTATCCGATATCGACGATGAATGTCGACAGGCGATTTGGGAATACATCTTAAACATTACTAATAATTACAACATAGAAAGACTAGCTAAGAAAACTTGTGGCAAGGAGTTAGATTCGTTCGACTGTTCTAGCTCCGGCGACAAGCACGGGGCGTATTTGTCCTGCTTAATCGATAAGAGGGAAACAGTGAAAGATCCAGACTGTAACGCGTATATTCGACGATTGGAATGGATCGCGGTTAGCGACTTTAGGATTATAACGCCATTCTCGTCGGATTGCGAAAGTGATATTAGAACATTTAAATGCGATAAGATACAACCGTACAGAGACATATCACAGGGGCAAATATTGGCTTGTTTGCAAGAGCACGTTAACGAACTTCAGCTTCTATGCAAACGACATATATTTCACGTGTCTGAAATGCAAGCCGAAGACGTGAAGTTGGATCGTCAGTTGTATATAGCTTGTTCCCAGGATCGTCTGAGATTCTGCTCTGATATTACGCCAGGCAGCGGTCTAGTGTACAAATGTCTGATGCAACATAAAACGGATAGATCTATGACGCCGGTTTGCCAAGAGCAGCTGACGAGGAGAGGGAAGCTCATAGCGTCTGACTATAGAGTCAGTAAAGGGCTTGTTAAAGCTTGCAAAgatgatattaaaaataatcattGCAGAAGACCCATTTTCGAAGATAAGAACATAAGGCTAGCGCAGATTCTGCTTTGCTTAGAATCGGCGGTGAAGAATGGTAGTAAGATCGATGGAAATTGCCAGGCAGAAATGTTCGATCATAGGAAACTGCTAATGGAAGATTATAGATTATCTCCTGAAATAGTAGATGGATGTGCCAATGACATTACAACGTTCTGCAACGGCCTCGAAGTTGGTGGCGCGACGATTCATTGCTTGATGGAGCACACTAGGACGAGAAAGAGGAAGTCGAGAGTATCTACCAAGTGCCAAAAAGCG TTGAAAGAATTAATCATGGAGGCCGATGCTGGTGAAGATTGGAGAATCGATCCTGTTCTGCGAGAGCAATGCCAACCTGTTGTTAACTTAGCTTGCAGAGAT GTACACGGAGGAGACGCTCGAGTGATATCCTGTCTAATGGAGCAGCTGGGTACAGACAGAATGACAGTAGCTTGCGAAACTGCGTTAGTTCAAATACAATATTTTGTAGCCAGAGATTTTAAACTGGATCCTCAGTTGTACAGAGCGTGCAGGTTCGACGCGACACGATTGTGCCATGCGAGGAACGCATGGGCTACCGATGGAAAGCAAATGGACCCGGAACGTGGACCCCTCGTTTTACCATGTTTATATAGGCACGTGTATCATCCTCAGAAAAACATGACA TTAAGAACGGAGTGCCTGGAAGAAATTAGACGCGTTATGAGGCAAAGAGCTATAAATGTTGATTTACAGCCTGAGATCGAAGAAGTCTGCCTGACCGAATTGGCATCGTATTGTTACGACAAAACTGCGAAAGGGGAAGAAATATTGTGCCTTCAAGACAAATTAGATAG CTTGAATAAGAATTGCAAATTAGCAGTTGGTAATTTTACCGAAGAGCAGGCTGAACGGGTCGAACTAAACCCAGTAATATCCGCCGCGTGTCAACATATCATGGAACGTCATTGCGAG GAGGTATTGAAATACGGCAAAGATGAGGGTGACATGATGGAGTGTTTAATAGAACACAAGAATGATCTGGATGTACGATCTGATTACAAATGCAAAGCAGCAGTTGAACATTTCCAGTTGATATCGTTAAAAAACTACCACTTTACGTATAAATTCAAAGAAGCCTGTAGACCTTCTGTCAAGAGATGGTGTCCAAA GTCGAAAACTAAAGCGGAAGTAATAGAGTGTTTGAGCACGATAGTGCAagagaatattataaaagatacGCAGCATCATATACCGAAAGAATGTAGGCAACAATTACGAGCGCAGCTTTATCAGCAAAGGGAAAACATTCAATTCGATCCTATACTGCAAGCACAATGTACAACTGACATTAAACAATATTGTTTTAACGTCGAACCAGGGAACTCGCAG ATTCTTGAATGTTTAGCGGCACATAAGTCTAAACTATCAGATGCATGTCACAAACAATTGTTTAAAGTAAGGAAACAAGAATTCCAAGACAGCTCGAGCGACTTTGCTCTATTGAACACTTGCCGCGTTATGGTGAGGCAATTTTGTCACGACGTGAGTCGCTCGCAAGCACTAGACTGTTTAAAGAGATATAAAGATGAGCCGACGTTCGACGAAAAGTGTAAAAATATTGTTGTGCGGAGAATGATCGAGCAAAATACGGACTATAGATTCAACACTGCATTGCAAACTGCGTGCTCTAGTGACATCAATAAGCATTGCAAAGAG GTTTTAATGCACGAGCCTACCGATAAAGAGCTTGAAGGAAAAGTCATAAGGTGCTTGAAGATTAAATTCCGGGAATCGAGGCTCGCAGTGAAGTGCGAGCATCAGATGGCCAACATACTCAGGGAAGCAGCTTTAAATTATCATTTAAATCCATTACTTGCTACGATGTGCGCGCATGAG ATCGAAACAATCTGTAGAGCAGACGAAAACGACCCGGGAGCAGTGGAAGAATGTCTGAAGATGGTATTCAACGCTGGCAATAGAGACATGAAAGAAGAATGCCGTCTTGAGATAGCTGACTTAATAGAACAAACGAGGGCGGATATTAATGTGGATCCTTTATTGCAAAAAGCGTGCGCTGTTGATGTTAGTAAATACTGCAGCGATGTCTCTCAAGGAGCGGGAAGAC ATATCATGTGTCTGCAAAATGTATTAGACGATACTAATAAGTCTCTACAACCCGACTGCTATAAAATGTTAACCACGAGGATTGAAATGTTCAGGAATGCAGCTAAG TTAATCCCGCCAAATTCAATACAAGAGCTGTACTCAACGGTAAATCGATCTCCAGCAAGGCGATACTTCATGATCGTTGCATTAACGATGATCGGTCTGATCTTCATCACCGGCTTATTTTGTGGAAGAGTGACGAGGCGGACAATGCTACTGAAGAACAAATGA
- the Hzg gene encoding CTD small phosphatase herzog, protein MDASSIISQVSRDDELGQFNNEKAQLPRENEVASNGPASGKKPRGRGLLRSLLCCLGRGRGGSSKSSKTSSLQGDGRGSPPPACGSPRFLLPPVRHQDMHKKCMVIDLDETLVHSSFKPINNADFVVPVEIDGTVHQVYVLKRPYVDEFLQRMGELYECILFTASLAKYADPVADLLDRWGVFRARLFRESCVFHRGNYVKDLNRLGRDLQQIIIVDNSPASYIFHPDNAVPVASWFDDMTDSELLDLIPFFEKLSNVENIYTVLCNSNHPYNQVPTVQNSPSPGSGSLGAS, encoded by the exons ATGGACGCATCGTCCATTATCAGCCAGGTGTCGCGGGATGACGAGCTAGGCCAGTTTAATAACGAGAAAG CCCAGTTAccacgagaaaatgaagtggccaGCAATGGTCCAGCCAGTGGCAAGAAGCCAAGAGGGCGTGGACTTCTGCGATCTCTACTTTGCTGCCTCGGCAGAGGACGCGGAGGTAGTTCGAAGAGCTCCAAGACAAGTTCTCTGCAAGGCGATGGACGCGGCTCGCCACCGCCGGCGTGCGGATCCCCTCGGTTCCTCCTCCCGCCCGTCAGGCATCAGGATATGCACAAGAAGTGCATGGTGATTGATTTGGACGAGACGCTAGTGCATAGTTCTTTCAAACCAATCAACAACGCCGATTTCGTTGTTCCTGTAGAGATCGACGGGACAGTGCATCAGGTGTACGTTTTAAAGAGGCCTTATGTGGATGAATTCTTACAAAGAATGGGTGAACTATACGAGTGTATACTGTTCACGGCAAGTTTGGCAAAG TATGCCGATCCAGTAGCAGATTTGCTCGACAGATGGGGAGTGTTCAGAGCAAGACTGTTTAGAGAATCGTGTGTTTTTCACAGAGGAAATTATGTTAAAGATTTAAATAGACTAGGGCGGGATTTGCAGCAGATTATTATCGTCGATAATAGCCCTGCCAGTTACATTTTCCATCCAGATAACGCG gTACCAGTGGCATCGTGGTTCGACGATATGACGGATTCTGAACTATTAGACTTAATTCCATTTTTTGAGAAGCTCAGTAACGTTGAGAACATTTACACAGTCTTGTGCAATAGCAATCATCCTTATAATCAAGTACCTACTGTACAGAATAGTCCAAGCCCAGGATCAGGTTCGCTCGGTGCTTCCTAG
- the L(1)g0289 gene encoding plexin domain containing lethal (1) G0289 produces the protein MACERWCFNRGCYGAHRRWPCILLLLALCVLGSGLAADEFNRYHYELGQSRGQSRADHGPVLFSYVSDHEEEELSRQRRATYEKAAFVRTEPAVSQEQSQQPPQQQPTPQQPSQPPPQQPPQQPPQQPSQQPSQTVVNASNAALNVPYSTENASEPSTASFPSTTAVWTVKQATSTTLKPPTAASSPMNSPTKTPVPPYVWANQTMWNNVTNKATEANKKPAKAAAADGKEEHDSTIGDISISKFSDVTNKTLSQHNITKIEYDTHQYYNSTFIIDEAMGKKHWVDIDNHRELKVNRLLSQSHRRAATVKLKFDFPFYGHKVRNITIATGGFLYTGEYVHSWLAATQYIAPLMANFDTRLSNDSFVKYADNGTAFTVVWENVVLQDKQDAGAFTFQVTLHQNGDIVFVYSVIPLMVELIDDSAHPVKIGLSDAYIMDRIVFFVRRKTIYEYHRVNFNRQDIKNWTVIYLNALPTCLEMDNCRDCLTKLKEFDCKWCTELNQCSTGTFRSRQDWLLKGCDVRKIKDVDNCPPPSTTTYKEQQEEKEFNHVLHVHSEETVTDSEMNAKQERSGTRPLERSRDSNMNMGVSGIIGILLVIGLVMGLVAWAAYAYRNPHSASGQMLIRYRPSQWSWRRGEARYTAATIHM, from the exons ATCGATACCACTATGAACTGGGCCAATCGAGAGGGCAATCCCGAGCCGACCATGGGCCAGTGTTATTCAGCTACGTATCCGATCACGAGGAGGAGGAGCTCAGCAGACAGCGCCGAGCAACGTACGAGAAAGCTGCTTTCGTCAGGACCGAGCCTGCGGTCTCCCAGGAGCAATCGCAGCAACCGCCGCAACAGCAGCCCACACCGCAACAGCCGTCGCAACCGCCGCCGCAACAGCCGCCGCAACAGCCACCGCAACAGCCGTCGCAACAACCATCGCAGACAGTTGTCAACGCGTCGAACGCAGCTCTGAACGTTCCTTACTCGACCGAGAACGCGAGCGAGCCTTCCACCGCCTCGTTCCCATCTACGACAGCGGTCTGGACGGTGAAGCAGGCGACCTCGACCACGCTGAAGCCACCAACAGCGGCTTCATCCCCGATGAACTCTCCTACAAAGACTCCA GTTCCGCCATACGTGTGGGCCAATCAAACCATGTGGAACAACGTGACGAACAAGGCGACGGAGGCCAACAAGAAGCCGGCGAAGGCCGCGGCCGCGGATGGCAAGGAGGAGCACGACAGCACCATCGGGGACATTTCCATCAGCAAGTTCTCCGACGTGACGAACAAGACACTGTCCCAGCACAATATCACGAAGATCGAGTACGACACGCATCAGTATTACAACAGCACGTTCATCATCGACGAGGCGATGGGCAAGAAGCACTGGGTGGACATAGACAATCATCGAGAGCTGAAGGTCAATCGTCTGCTTAGCCAGAGCCATCGCCGCGCCGCT ACCGTCAAGCTGAAGTTCGACTTCCCGTTCTATGGCCACAAAGTTCGCAACATCACCATCGCCACCGGCGGCTTCCTCTACACCGGCGAATACGTTCACAGCTGGCTGGCCGCCACGCAGTACATCGCGCCGTTGATGGCGAACTTCGATACACGCCTGTCGAACGACAGTTTCGTCAAGTACGCTGACAATG GGACCGCGTTCACGGTTGTATGGGAGAACGTCGTTTTGCAAGATAAACAGGACGCTGGCGCCTTCACATTCCAGGTGACTTTGCATCAAAATGGCGACATCGTTTTCGTCTATTCAGTCATTCCCTTAATGGTCGAGCTCATCGATGATTCGGCCCATCCTGTTAAAATTGGGCTCAGCGACGCTTACATCATGGATAGAATAGTGTTCT TCGTTCGCAGGAAAACGATATACGAGTACCATCGCGTCAACTTCAATCGGCAGGACATCAAGAATTGGACGGTGATCTACTTGAACGCTTTGCCCACCTGCTTGGAGATGGACAACTGCAGAGACTGTTTGACGAAGCTGAAGGAGTTCGACTGCAAGTGGTGCACCGAGCTAAATCAGTGCAGCACCGGGACGTTCAGGTCGCGACAGGACTGGCTGCTGAAAGGCTGCGACGTGAGGAAGATAAAGGACGTGGACAATTGCCCGCCGCCGTCGACTACAACGTACAAAGAGCAACAGGAGGAGAAGGAGTTCAATCACGTTCTGCACGTGCATTCAGAGGAGACTGTCACGGACAGTGAAATGAATGCGAAGCAAGAGAGATCGGGGACGAGACCTTTGGAGCGTT CTCGGGACAGTAACATGAACATGGGAGTTTCTGGGATAATAGGAATTCTCCTAGTGATTGGGTTAGTGATGGGCCTAGTGGCCTGGGCTGCGTACGCTTATCGCAATCCTCACAGCGCCTCAGGGCAAATGTTAATTAGG taccgaccaaGTCAGTGGAGTTGGCGAAGAGGGGAAGCACGTTACACGGCGGCGACGATTCATATGTGA